From the Mycobacterium sp. DL592 genome, the window GGCGGCACGTTCCTGCTCTCCACGCTGGATTCGGTGCTGCCGCAGACCACCAGCCTGCTGCGGACCAGCCGGATCGTACTGACCACGGCTGCCGACAAGAACGCCGGAATCGCCGCGGCCACCGGCAATCTGAGCCGCACGTTCACCGGGGTGAACCGGATGCTCGACGGGTATCGCCGGTTCGTCGACCAGACGCCGGCGACGCTGGCCGCCGCCGACACCCTGTTCTCGGACAACTCCGACACCATGGTCGGGCTGCTGGCGAGCATGGCGACCGCGTCGCAGCTGCTGTATGTGCGGGTGCCGGCGTTGACGGCGTTGTTCCCCGACTATCGCGGGTCGGTGCTCGACGCGTTGGGCACCACCATGCACGACCACGGGCTGTGGGTCACCGGCGACATCTACCCGCGGTACGCCTGCGACTACGGCACGCCGCGCCGCCCACCGTCGTCGGCCGACTATCCCGAGCCGCCGCTGAACACCTACTGCCGCGACGACGACCCGGCGGTGCTGATCCGGGGCGCCAAGAACGCACCCCGGCCGGCCGGCGACGACACCGCCGGGCCGGCGCCGGGTGCGGACCTGGGCCAGACCACCGACCCGACGCCGAAGGGCCGCTTCACCATTCCGACTCCGTACGGCGGCCCGGTGCTGCCGATCGAACCGCCGAACTAGAAGGAGAGATCTCATGACTGCTGTGGCTGACGACGTCGAGGACGACGACTCCCCGGCCGAGGAGACTGCTGCCCCGGAGGTGGTGACGCCGGCACCAACGCGTCGGAAGTGGGTGCTGCGCGCTGTGCTGGCCGCATTGGTTGTTGCGCTGCTGGGGCTTTCGGGCTTCCTGGGCTGGCAGGTGTGGCAGCAGCACCGGGTGGCGCAGGCCAGCCATGACGCGCAGCAGGCGGCGGTGGCCTACGCGCAGGTGTTGACGAGCATCGACACCACCAAGGTGGACCAGAACTTCGCCGAGGTGCTCGACGGGGCGACCGGTGAGTTCAAGGACATGTACTCGCGCTCCAGTGCGCAGCTGCGCCAGCTGCTGGTCGACAACAAGGCGACCGCGCACGGTGTGGTGGTGGACTCGGCGGTGCAGTCGGCGTCACCGGAGAAGGTGGTGGTGCTGATGTTCGTCGATCAGACGGTGGCCAACTCGGCGGCACCGGACCCGCGGATCGACCGCAGCCGGGTCAAGATGACCATGGAGTACGTCGACGGTCGTTGGCGGGCAAGCAAAGTCGAACTCCCCTGACGCTGATGCGAGTTCCCGTCGTTGCACTCGTCGCGACCCTGTCGCTGGGTTTCGCGCCGGTGGCCCAGGCCTCGGCGCCGGACTTCTGCGCCGGGCTCGGCGGCCAGTGGGACGGCCAGTACTGCCACACCTCGGTGCTCTCGGAGCGCAAGGCGGTGCGCGATATCAAGGTGGCGGTGCCCGGCGAGCTCGTCGACAATCCGGTGACCGGGCCGACGGTGCGTGACTACCTGACCACGCTGGTGAACAACTGGCGCAGCGTCGGTGTGCACATGGTGGCCGACAGCTTCGGTGAGGAGAACTTCGAGATCCTGCGCCACGGCGATGTCCTCACTGTGGTGTTCCACGAGGACTATCACGCTGACGGGCCCAAACCCAACAACGCCTACCGGACCTTCACCTTCGACATGGCCCGCGGTACCCGGCTGACGCTGGCGGATCTGGTGAAGCCGGGCGTCGAGCCGCTGGGGGCGATCGCCTCACTCGGGCAGCCGTTCATCGAAGATGCCCTGAATCTGGCACCGCCGCAGCATGATCCGGGGACCTATCCGTTCGTCGTCGACCGGTGGGGACCGGACAAGGTGTACTCCGGGGCGTACAAGGCCTGGGCGCTGGGCCCCGACGAGCTGATCCTGTACATGCCGGACTACCCGGTAGCGCGCGACTCTCCGGTCAACTACACGCCGGGGATCATGCAGTGGTCGATGGACGGCGCCACCGTGCAGGCGCACATCCCGCTGGCGGCGCTGAGTTCGGTGCTGCGCGGGCAGTTCGGCGGATCATGACCAGGATCGAGCAGCGGCCCGAGGAGGTGCGGCGCAGGCCCAAGGACCGCAAGGCCCAGATCGCGCGGGCCTCAGCGGATGCGTTCGGGCTGCTGGGTTATCACGCCGTCAGCATGGAGGACATCGCGTCGCGGGTCGGCATCACACCGGCTGCCCTGTATCGGCATTCGACGAGCAAGTACGACCTGTTCCGCGATGCCGTGCTCGACCTGGGTCAGACGCTGGTCGACGCGACCGACTTCGTCGAGGACGGTGAGGACGATCCGGCCGCGACGCTGGAGGCGTTGGTGAACGGCCTGGTCGATGCGACGATCGCCAACCGGACGGCCGGTGGGCTGTACCGGTGGGAGGCGCGCTACCTGCAGGGCGAGGACCGGTTGCGGCTGTTCGAGCAGGTGGGGCTGGTGAACCGGCGGCTGGATCGGCCGTTGGCGCGGCTTCGGCCGAAGCTGAGTCACCGGCAGCGCTCGGCGCTGACGGCGTCGGCGCTCAGTGTGATCGGCAGTATCACCGACCACGCGAACCCGTTGGCGGTCAACGAGATTCGGTCCTGCATGTCGATGGTGGTCGCCGATGTGCTGGCGGCCGACCTGCCGGCGTTGCGGCGCCGCTCGGATCGGCCGACGTTGCCGATGGCGGTGGGCGCCTCGGCAGGGATGTACGAGCATGTGCTGCATGAGTCGGTGCGGCTGTTCTACGAGCACGGGTATCGAAACACCAGCATGGAGGACATCGCGTCGGCGGTCGGCATCCAGGCCTCCGGTCTGTACCGGTCGTTTCCGGGTAAGGCCGACATCCTGGGTCTGGCGTATCGGCGTGCCGTCGACCAGCATTCCAGCAGTGTGGCCGAAGTTCTCTCCCGCACAGACGATCCCGAGTTGGCTCTGGTCGGGCTGATCGATGCCAGCCTGGTGCGGCTGGTGAAGTCGCCGGGGCTGGCGTATGTCTACTTCACCGAGCGGCACAACGTGCCGGAGTCCGATCGGCGGGTGCTGGACACCGTCGAGCATTCGGCGACGGAGGCGTGGGCGCGGTTGGTGACGGAGGTGCGTCCGGAGGTGAAGATCGGCTGGGCGCGGTATGCGGTGTGTGCGGCCTTCGCGCTGACGGTGGATTTCGGCAGGCTCTTCGACGGCGCGCTGGGCACGGAGTCGATCGCGGCGATCCGCCGGCTGATGGAAGTCACGCTACTGGGCAGGCCGACGCGACGGCGCTAGGTTGGAAACCATGGCAGAACACAGCGCGGCGGTGAGCCTCTCCGAGCCGCCCGGAGTGGTCATGCGGGTGATGAACCCGGTGTTGAAGTTCGTGTTGGGCACGCCGGCGGGCGGGGCGCTCAAGCAGTTCATGGTGCTGCGGTTCAGCGGGCGCAAGTCCGGGCGCCAGTATGCGGTGCCGGTGAGCGCACACCTGATAGGCGGGGATTTGTATGCGCTGGCGAACGCGACATGGAAGCTGAACTTCCGCGGCGGCGGTCCGGCGCAGGTGGCCTACGGCGGCAAGACAAAGGCGATGCGCGGTGAACTCATCGAGGACCCCGCGACGGTGGCCGAGCTGTTCCACCGGTGTGCGGTCGAATACGGGCCGAAGAAGGCCGAGCTGATGATGGGGCTGAAGTTCTCCGGTTCGCAGGTGCCGACGCTGGAGGAGTTCCGGGCGGCGGTCGTCGACAACAAGCTGGTGGGGATCCGGTTCACG encodes:
- a CDS encoding mannan-binding lectin; this encodes MRVPVVALVATLSLGFAPVAQASAPDFCAGLGGQWDGQYCHTSVLSERKAVRDIKVAVPGELVDNPVTGPTVRDYLTTLVNNWRSVGVHMVADSFGEENFEILRHGDVLTVVFHEDYHADGPKPNNAYRTFTFDMARGTRLTLADLVKPGVEPLGAIASLGQPFIEDALNLAPPQHDPGTYPFVVDRWGPDKVYSGAYKAWALGPDELILYMPDYPVARDSPVNYTPGIMQWSMDGATVQAHIPLAALSSVLRGQFGGS
- a CDS encoding MlaD family protein produces the protein MINWAADLLVRTVRFGYRRRSVLSTVALVLTLVVSSAYVMWGALRVSPFSSAYRVTIELPESGGLLPNQDVTLRGVAVGRVQSLAVTPHGVAAVATVRSDVRIPVSSPVRVSGLSAAGEQYIEFVPTSDAGPYLADGSVIAQSNTSVPVSLAQLLADSDGVLAQVDPAKLELIKRELSMSNEGPRKLADIIDGGTFLLSTLDSVLPQTTSLLRTSRIVLTTAADKNAGIAAATGNLSRTFTGVNRMLDGYRRFVDQTPATLAAADTLFSDNSDTMVGLLASMATASQLLYVRVPALTALFPDYRGSVLDALGTTMHDHGLWVTGDIYPRYACDYGTPRRPPSSADYPEPPLNTYCRDDDPAVLIRGAKNAPRPAGDDTAGPAPGADLGQTTDPTPKGRFTIPTPYGGPVLPIEPPN
- a CDS encoding tetratricopeptide repeat protein yields the protein MTAVADDVEDDDSPAEETAAPEVVTPAPTRRKWVLRAVLAALVVALLGLSGFLGWQVWQQHRVAQASHDAQQAAVAYAQVLTSIDTTKVDQNFAEVLDGATGEFKDMYSRSSAQLRQLLVDNKATAHGVVVDSAVQSASPEKVVVLMFVDQTVANSAAPDPRIDRSRVKMTMEYVDGRWRASKVELP
- a CDS encoding TetR/AcrR family transcriptional regulator, coding for MRRRPKDRKAQIARASADAFGLLGYHAVSMEDIASRVGITPAALYRHSTSKYDLFRDAVLDLGQTLVDATDFVEDGEDDPAATLEALVNGLVDATIANRTAGGLYRWEARYLQGEDRLRLFEQVGLVNRRLDRPLARLRPKLSHRQRSALTASALSVIGSITDHANPLAVNEIRSCMSMVVADVLAADLPALRRRSDRPTLPMAVGASAGMYEHVLHESVRLFYEHGYRNTSMEDIASAVGIQASGLYRSFPGKADILGLAYRRAVDQHSSSVAEVLSRTDDPELALVGLIDASLVRLVKSPGLAYVYFTERHNVPESDRRVLDTVEHSATEAWARLVTEVRPEVKIGWARYAVCAAFALTVDFGRLFDGALGTESIAAIRRLMEVTLLGRPTRRR